From the genome of Streptomyces sp. V2I9:
CCGCAGGGCCCGTACGGGCCGCCGAACCCGCAGCACCCCTACGGCCCGCCGACAGCCGCGCCGGGGCCCGTCCCGCACCAGCAGCCCTACGGCTACCCGCAGCCGCCCCCGGCCCCGCCCCAGCAGGGCCCGTGGGGTGGGCCGGACCCGCAGGGCGGGGGCACCTGGCCGTCCCCGGGCGCGCGCCCGCCGCGCAGGAGGCGGGCCGGTCCGATCGTCGGGATCGCGCTCGGCGCGATGGTGGTGGCGGGCGGCATCGTCTTCGGCGTCGCCCGGTTCGCCGACCGGGGCAGCGACCTCGTGTACCCGAAGGCGGAGTACCGGCTCGTCGTGCAGAAGCAGCTCCTGGACGGCGAGTTCACCCTCGGCGACGACCTGTCGGAGACCGAGGGCAAGGAGATCGAGGAGACCCCCGACGTCAGCGTCCGGGACGCCGAAGCGGTCGTCGCCCACTACGTATCGGCCGACGGCGGGGCCCTGATCCTCTCGGGGATGTACGGGCGGCTGGCGAGCCCCGACTTCATGCGCGGCACGATCATGGAGGGCGCTGCGGGCACCGAGGGCGGGAAGGTCGTCGTGCCCCCCAAGGAGTTCAGGCCGCGGGGGTACGACATCGTGGTCGAGTGCCAGGTCGTGCAGTCGGACCAGCTCGGCACCCTCGCCAACGTCCCCATGTGCGCCTGGGCCGACGACAACACCGCCGCACTGGTCGCGCTGGTCCGCACGCGGGACGTGGCCGAGGACGCGAAGTCCATCGACCTCGCGGCGGCGGCGGAGGAGACGGCCGAGGTCCGCGAGGAGGCCCGCAAACCGCTCGGCTGAGGCGGGAGGCGGGAGGCGGGAGGCGGCCCGAGGCCCGAGGCCCGACCGGGCACAGGCCGACCGCCGTACGCCCGCCTCCCGGGTGCGGCGGCCCCCTCGCCCATGCGCGCGCCGGTCGAGCCCGTCGGCCCCCGGCCCGTATCCGTGCCGGTCGGGCGCGGCCCTCTCCGCGTACGCGCCGGTCGGGCCCGGCCGGCCCCGGCGGTCACTCCTCCCCGGCGGCGGGCGGCCTCCGTGCGGGCGGCAGGGCGTCCTCCAGCGTGCGGGCCGCGGCGAGCAGCCGGACGTCCGCGCCGTGCGGCGCGACCACCTGGAGCCCCACCGGGCAGCCGTCCCCGGTGAAACCTGCGGGCAGGCTCGCCGCAGGGTGTCCGCTCAGGTTGAACGCCCAGGTGAGCGCCGTCGAGTAGAGGCCCCCCGGCCCCTCGTGGCCGTGCGGCCGGTTCGGGGTGGCCGGGGTCAGCAGCAGGGCCCCGCCGTCGAGCAGCGCCGCCAGCCGCTCGTCGTTGCCCCGCCGCACCCGTACCGCCGCCGGGTCGTCCGGCGCCCCGCCCCGTACCGCCGTCCAGGCGTCAGCCGGGTCCAGCAGCCCGGCGTCCCGCTCCAGCAGGCGTACGGCCCCCCTCGCTACGAGCCGGTCCACCGCCGCCCGGACGACCGCCGCCACCTCCGGGTCCACCTCCGCGAACCCGAGGTCGTCGCTGTACACGGCGGGCAGCGGCGACGACGCCCCCGGCGGGAGCGGGAAGAGGGGAGCAGGGGCCGGGGCGGCGCCGGGCGGCCCGCCGTCTTCCGGCACATGGCGCAGCCACCGCTCCGCCTGTGCCGCCGACCGGGCCAGGACCCCCGCCGAGGCCAGCCCGGACCGGTCGGGGGAGGGCAGCAGCCCGTTCGTCGTCTTCAGCCCGAACACCCCGCACCAGGCGGCCGGGATGCGGACCGAGCCCGCCCCGTCGCTGCCCGTCGCCAGCTCCACCATGCCCGCCGCCACCGCGACCGCCGACCCGGCCGACGAGCCGCCCGGCGTACGGTCCGCCCGCCACGGGTTGACCGTACGGCCCCGCGCGCCCTGCCCCCAGGTCTGCCAGTAGGTGCCCGGACCGGGCACCGAGGTCGCGCCGACCGGGACGCCGCCCGCCGCGATCAGCCGGCGGGCCGCGTACGACCGGATACCGGAGGGGCCCTTCACCGCGAACGGCCGCCCGCCCAGCGGGAGTCGGCGGGCCACGGCCTCCCGCTCCCGCGCGAGCGCCTCCTCCGGCCAGACCTCGACGAACGCGTGCAGCGCCGGGTCCAGCCGCTCGATCCGCTCCAGGGCCCGCGCCACCGCGGAGGTCGTCCGTGTCATGGGGCCAGTCTGCCCGGCCCCCGCCCGGCCGCTTCCGCACGGCGTCCCGCGACCGGCTCCGCCGACACCTCCTCAGCGCCGCGCGGCCTCCGCCTCGTCCAGTGCCGCCTCCATCACGGCCCGCGCGATCGGGGCCGCGCTGCCGCCGCCGCTGATGTCGGCCCGGTCGGCGGAGGCGTCCTCCACGACCACCGCCACCGCCACAGCGGGGCGGCCGGAGCCGGGCGCGCGGGCCCAGGAGATGAACCAGGCGTACGGCAGACCGGAGTTGTCGACGCCGTGCTGGGCGGTGCCGGTCTTGCCGCCGACCTCCACCCCGTCGATCGCCGCGTTCGACCCGGTGCCGTTCTCCACCACCTCGACCATCATCCGCTGGAGCTGCACGGCCGTCGACGGGCTCATCGCCCACGCGGACGCGCCGGACCCCTCCTGCCGGACCGTGTCCCCGTCGTCCGTGGTCACCCGGTCCACCAGATGCGGACGGCGCAGATCGCCGCCGTTGGCCACCGCCGAGGCGACCATCGCCATCTGGAGCGGGGTCGCCGTCGTGTTGAACTGCCCGATCGAGGACAGCGCGAGCTGGTCGTCGCTCATGTCCGTGTCGAAGTTGCTCCTCGCCACCCCGGACGGGATGCGCAGCCCCGCGTCGTTGAAGCCGAACTTCTCCGCGGCCTCCACCATCCCGTCCAGGCCGACCTCCACGCCGAGGTGTGCCATCACCGTGTTGCAGGAGACCCGGATCGCGTCCGCCAGGGACGCCTCCTCACAGCCCTTCGCCTCGTTGGGAAGCGTCGTCCGCGTCCCCGGCAGGACGTACGGCGACGGAGTGTCCGTGGCCGCGTCGGCGTCCGTCACCGTCCGGGAGTCCAACGCCGCCGCAGCCGTCACGATCTTGAAGGTGGAGCCCGGAGGATAGGTCTGCCGGATCGCCCGGTTGAGCATCGGCATGGTCGTGGACGCGTTCAGCCGGGTCCAGGCGTCGGTCACCGCCGCCCCGGTCCCGGACAGCCGCTCGGGGTCGTACGACGGGGTCGAGACCAGCGCCAGGATCGCGCCCGTCGACGGGTCCAGGGCCGCCACCGCGCCCCGCCGCCCGCGCAGCCCCTCGTACGCGGCCCGCTGCATCGACGCCTCGACCGTGGTGACGACATCGCCGCCGGGCTGCCGGCTCCGGGTGAACTCGTTCCAGAAGGGCAGCGGCGCCAGCAGTGAATCGGTCCCGGAGAGCACCCCGTCCTCGGCGTTCTCCAGCAGCGTGGTCCCGTACGTCTGCGAGGCGTAGCCCGTCACCGGCGCGTACAGCGGTCCGTGCAGGTAGGTGCGCTCGAAACCGAGCTGCTCGCCGGTATCCTCGCTGCCGGTCACCGGCCGGTCGCCGACCAGGATGTCGCCGCGCGGCTGGTCGTGACGGGCGATCGCGTCACGGCGGTTGGCCGGGTTGTCGTCCAGCTCGCCGGCCTCGAAGAGCTGGACGCGGGCCGCGTTGACGAGCAGCGCCACGAGCAGCAGCAGACAGAAGGCGGCGGCCCGCCGGATGTGGCGGATCACCGGTCCGCCTCCCCGGCCGCCGCGACGACGCCGGTCTCCACCTGCTCCGGGTGGGGGCGGCGCGCGACGTCGCTGAGCCGGATCAACAGCGCCACGATGATCCAGTTGGTGACCACGGAGGAGCCGCCCTGCGCCAGGAACGGCATCGCCATCCCGGTCAGCGGGATCAGCCCCATCACCCCGCCGGTGATCACGAACACCTGGAGCGCCAGGATCGACGCCAGGCCGATGGCCAGCAACTGCCCGAACGGGTCGCGCAGCGCGAGCCCGGCCCGGTAGCCGCGCGCCACGAGCAGGGCGTACAGCAGCAGGACCGCGGTCAGCCCCGACAGCCCCAGCTCCTCGCCCGCCGTCGCCAGGATGAAGTCGGACTTGGCGGCGAAGCCGATCAGGATGGAGTGGCCGGCCCCGAGCCCGGTGCCCAGCATCCCGCCCGCCGCGAACGCGAACAGCGACTGGGCCAGCTGGCCGGGGCCCCGCCCCGCGTCGATCGAGGCGAACGGGTCCAGCCAGTCCTGCACCCGGCCGTGCACATGCGGTTCGAAGGAGCCGACGGCGAACGCCCCGACGGAGGCCAGGAGCAGACCGACCGCGATCCAGCCGGTCCGGCCCGTCGCCACGTACAGCAGGATGACGAACAGTCCGAAGAACAGCAGTGAGGTGCCGAGGTCGCGCTCCAGCACCAGCACTCCCACGCTCAGCAGCCAGATCGCCACGATC
Proteins encoded in this window:
- a CDS encoding amidase family protein, which produces MTRTTSAVARALERIERLDPALHAFVEVWPEEALAREREAVARRLPLGGRPFAVKGPSGIRSYAARRLIAAGGVPVGATSVPGPGTYWQTWGQGARGRTVNPWRADRTPGGSSAGSAVAVAAGMVELATGSDGAGSVRIPAAWCGVFGLKTTNGLLPSPDRSGLASAGVLARSAAQAERWLRHVPEDGGPPGAAPAPAPLFPLPPGASSPLPAVYSDDLGFAEVDPEVAAVVRAAVDRLVARGAVRLLERDAGLLDPADAWTAVRGGAPDDPAAVRVRRGNDERLAALLDGGALLLTPATPNRPHGHEGPGGLYSTALTWAFNLSGHPAASLPAGFTGDGCPVGLQVVAPHGADVRLLAAARTLEDALPPARRPPAAGEE
- a CDS encoding FtsW/RodA/SpoVE family cell cycle protein, translating into MTATTADAPPPELRLPKRRGVELALLVGAVLISVFGYAAVGLTHDGAVPPDVAGYGGGLGALALLAHAAVRFRAPYADPLLLPIAVLLNGVGLVLIYRLDLETPRDQAAPTQLVWSTLGVALFTAVVVLLRDHRVLQRYAYLSVAAALVLLTVPIFFPAVNGAKIWIRIGGLSFQPGEFAKILLAVFFAAYLAANRNALAYTGRRAWKLQLPSGRVLGPIVAIWLLSVGVLVLERDLGTSLLFFGLFVILLYVATGRTGWIAVGLLLASVGAFAVGSFEPHVHGRVQDWLDPFASIDAGRGPGQLAQSLFAFAAGGMLGTGLGAGHSILIGFAAKSDFILATAGEELGLSGLTAVLLLYALLVARGYRAGLALRDPFGQLLAIGLASILALQVFVITGGVMGLIPLTGMAMPFLAQGGSSVVTNWIIVALLIRLSDVARRPHPEQVETGVVAAAGEADR
- a CDS encoding penicillin-binding transpeptidase domain-containing protein yields the protein MIRHIRRAAAFCLLLLVALLVNAARVQLFEAGELDDNPANRRDAIARHDQPRGDILVGDRPVTGSEDTGEQLGFERTYLHGPLYAPVTGYASQTYGTTLLENAEDGVLSGTDSLLAPLPFWNEFTRSRQPGGDVVTTVEASMQRAAYEGLRGRRGAVAALDPSTGAILALVSTPSYDPERLSGTGAAVTDAWTRLNASTTMPMLNRAIRQTYPPGSTFKIVTAAAALDSRTVTDADAATDTPSPYVLPGTRTTLPNEAKGCEEASLADAIRVSCNTVMAHLGVEVGLDGMVEAAEKFGFNDAGLRIPSGVARSNFDTDMSDDQLALSSIGQFNTTATPLQMAMVASAVANGGDLRRPHLVDRVTTDDGDTVRQEGSGASAWAMSPSTAVQLQRMMVEVVENGTGSNAAIDGVEVGGKTGTAQHGVDNSGLPYAWFISWARAPGSGRPAVAVAVVVEDASADRADISGGGSAAPIARAVMEAALDEAEAARR